Within the Leisingera thetidis genome, the region GCAAGCTGGCCGGCCAGATCCGCAAGCTGCAGCCGGAATACATGCCGATGGGCACCGCCGGCATGGCCGACATGGGCGAGATGACGATGCCGCTGCCCGACAACACCGTGCCGATGATGGCCGGCTGGGGCCCGCACGGGCCGCTGGAGATGGGCGGCATGTTCTCGGTCGTGAAGGTGCGCGAGGGCATCGAGGCCGGCGATTACAGCGATCCCGGCTGGTACGAAAACCCGCCGGGCACCGAGGCGTACGAATGGACCGGCGAACTGCCGGAGCCTGCCCGCGCCGAGGACGCGCAAACCCGCATTTCCCCGAAACCAACCGCCAAGGGCTGACCGGCCCCAGGACCCAACCAAACTTTATGAGGAGACAGACATGACCAAGTTCCTATCGGCAGCCCTGCTTGCAACCCTGACAGCTGCACCGGCCTTTGCCGCCGGCAGCCACGGCGGCGGCCACCATGACGAGATGGCAGTCGGCAAGCCCGGCGAGGCCGCCCGTGCGGACCGCGAAATCGCCGTCACCATGAAGGAGACCGATGACGGCGAGATGCTGTTTGAGCCCTCCAGCTTCTCCTTTGCCAAGGGCGAGACGGTGCAATTCGTGATCACCAACGCCGGGGAGCTGGAGCATGAGTTCGTGCTGGACACGGCAGAGCGCAATGTTCTCCACAAGGAGCTGATGGCCAAGATGGACATGGAGCATGACGACCCGAACTCGGTGCGCCTGGATCCGGGTGCCGCCGGTGAAATCGTCTGGACCTTCTCCAACCCCGGCACATTCGAGTTTGCCTGCCTGATCCCCGGCCATTATGAAGCCGGCATGCATGGACCGGTTGCCGTGCTGGCGGATGGGGGCGGCACCTTTACCGCGGGCACGGTGAAAAAAGTCGACGCCAAATCCGGCAAGGTCACCATCCTGCACGAAGAACTGGTGGACCTGGACATGCCCGCGATGACCATGGTGTTCCGGGTCGCCGATGACGCGATGCTGGACCAGCTGAAGGCTGGCGAGGCCATCGAGTTTGTTGCCGAGCGGATCAAGGGCAAGCTGACCGTGACGGCGCTGAAATAAGTTAGGGCGGGAGGCGGGCCATCCCGCCTCCCGGATTTCGGACCAGAGATTTCGGATGCCTGAGGGGCTCTTGCCGCTGAGGCAAACGCCCGGCTTCGCCGCGAGCCTCTTGCGCTTGACCGGGTTGAATTGGTCTGTTCCGGACTTCAGCACGCTGTGCCGCCGTCAAAACACGGCTGAACGTGAACCTCCAGGATCGTGGCGCCGAGGGTCCTCTGAATCTCCTGATCCCCTCTCGGGACATTGCTGCGCATTGCCCTGCCGGGCAGCGGACAGCACCGGCATCAAAGCCGTGGGCGACGTGAATGGAATGCCCGCAAGCACCCTCTCGCACATGCCGAGCCTGTGCTGCCGGGCAGCGCGTGGTCCCAAACGCCGTATTTGGCGCCAGAGACACCTTGGGATCGACGAGGAAACGCTAACGCGGGCTGTCGAGATCACCAGCAGCACCGTCGGAGATGCTCCCGTGCTGCCGGAGCTTCTGGATCAAATCCCGCCAGAACAGCAGATCGGCTCAGTCACAGCGGACGGGGCCTGCGACACCCGCAATTACCACGAGGCGATTGCTGTCCGGAACGCCGATGCCGCTCGCCATTGGGCTTGAACCAATGGCGCCTCAATGGCTTGCTGCCGCCGCGCAAGAACGCCAGGCCCCGGAAACCGGCGAGCATCGGCGTCCCTCTCGGCAGATTTCTTTCTGAAACCGCCTGCCCGGCCAAATCGGCTTCAGAATGCTGCTGCGAGGCCCGTCTCATCCGCCGTTTGCTGCGACGGCACGATCCCTAACCAAGCGAACTCACGGAGTCGGGCCAAACCAGGCTTTTTCTCCCCAGCGCCGATGTCCACTTAATGTCAGAAAGCGGAAGTGCAGACTCGCATTGGTATGCCACCGGCGGAGGCCGTCTGACGAGATGACGGTGCTGGTGATAAGTCCGGCCCTATGGTCGGCCATAAGTTCAGACCTGAGATCGACGTCCTTTCCGCCGCGGATACGCCGCGCCGGCGGCACTGGAGCGATGCCGGCAAGATCCGGATCGTGGAGGAGAGCTTTGTGGGGCACCGTCAGGTGGCCGCAACTGCGCGGCGGCACGGTGTGTCGCGTTCGCTGCTGGCAATATCGCGGCGGCGAGCTGGGCGGCAAGACGGCGCCTGCGTTCATCCCGCTGTCGATCTCGCTGAAGCGCCTGCGGCGGCTCCAGCAGTGCAGCAGGGTCTCGGACGCGACCCGCATGCGGGTGAGATCTTCTGCGTCCGGGGCGCAAGGGCGACTTGGTCAAACTGCTTTGGCACGATGGTGCCGGCATGCCGCTCTACACCAAACGGCTGGAAACGGGAAAGTTCATCCGGCCGGCCAGCGGGACCGGCGAAGCGGTGCAGATCTCCGCGGCCCAGCTCGGATACCTGCTGGAGGGGATCGGCCGGCGCAATCCGCGCTGGACACAACGCCCTGCAAAGGCGGGATAAATTGGTCTCATCAGCCTTATTTACATAGGTTTTGCGGGGCGCGCGTGGCAGGTCCCGGCGATGTCAGATGCCGCTTCCGAGATTGCCGGATTGCGCGCCGCACTTGCGGCATCGGAAGCACGTGCCGAAGCTGCCGGGACCGAATTTGCGCAGGTCCGGGCGGCGGTCTCGGCCTCCGAGGCGATGATCAAGCATCTCCGGCGCGAGATCGCCAAACTCCGGCGCGAACAATATGGCCGCAGCTCGGAACGGCGTGCCCGCTTGACCGGCCAGATGGAGATGCCGCTCGAGGAGCTCGAAGCTGCGGCCGCCGAGGATGAGATCGCGGCGATGAGGCTGACGAAGACCGCGGCCGTGGCCGGCTTCGAACGCCGCCGGCGCCTGGGGCTACGAAGAGTTCCTCGAAGCCCCCGCCGATCCCGGCCACGCGCAACACGAGGACATGATCCGCTGGCCGGGCGGGGCCTTTGATCCCGACGATGCCAAGGCCGACAGGATCGTCGAGCGGCTTAACCAGCTTGCAAAGAAAGCGGCGCCGCGGCCCCCCCCCCCAAGGGCACGACCTGAGAACTGCCCACGTCCGCGGTCCACACCGGATGGTTACTCGCATTGGGAAAACCGGCGCGCCACAAATGGCTGCACAGCTGGCGCTCACAGGAGCGCCAGCTGTGTAGCCCGGGTCATGTCAGCTTTCCGGTGCCGGGGTGAAACGTGGCTTTGGTGCCTGAGAGCTTCGGAGCCACCGAGAAGACACTTTTGCATGCGGCCGTAAATGCCTTGTTGGGTTCACCTTTCAAAAACGAATTGGCGGTCCACTCTTTGCCAAGTTTAATATGGTAACTCGTCACCTTAGCTCCTTTTGCGTGGACTGATTTAAAGGCCTTGTCCAGCTTCCCTTTCGCCGCTTTTAACGGCTTCGCGTCGATAGTTATGTTCTCAGCCGGGCCACTGCGGCAGGAAGTCGTTACCAGATGGTACATTGAGCCGACTTTCTTGTTCTTGTCATACGCCACAAGACAGACGCAATCTCCCAGACTCGATGTCTCAAGCGGGTCGTATTGGTCGCTATGCCCAATCCCGCCGATTTTAACATTCACTTTTCCCATGGATGAGTACCTCAGATAAAATTTCTATATTCACCTGCACGCTGCCGGTTTCAGCCACAAAGCTCTCAAGCAGCCTGCTTGAAGTGCGCCAATACACAATCTTCACGCATGTTGAACCGCGCGCACGACCGGAATGCGGTGGCGCCTTTTCCATAATGTGGCAGCTGCTCTTATATTCGGTTAAGAGGCTCGTCACTTCGGCCCTTCACACACGTCCGGTAAAGACGCTCAGTCGCGAGGCCGGTGATGTCTTTTATGCTGACGAACGCAGCATCACCCAGGGCCCCGGCCACCTGCTGAATGGCGGCTTTTGCGGCCCATTGCGGACATTCGCCCCCCTGTCGCGCGCCCCGGCACAGCTTCGCCAGACCGGCCATTCGCCGCGGTTGCAAAGTTGAGGCGGTGACAAACTCACACGCCGAGGGCATAAAGCCGTTGCCATGAGCCATGATGTTAGCCAGCGCATACAGTGGCGCTGCTCAATCTTGATGTTCGACGGACCCCACGTTCCCGATCGCGCCGCCGAAGCGGACTTCAGCCGGTTGCGCAAGAAAGGGTCCGAAGCCACATGGACCAGGCCGGTGTTCCTGCTTGCCAAACCAGTGGAAACGTAAACCTGCCTGAAGGAGCCCACATAGCGGCAAAACAGAGGTTTCGTTGAAAGTTCGTGCCCGAAATGGCATGGTTAGACATTATGCTGAAGTTGTTCTCATTCGCTTTGGCCCTGCTGGCCTTAAGTGCCTTTGTTTCGCTGCAGCCGGAACCTGGCACGGAAACGGCTTACCTCACTCATCCTGTCGAGTACGGGCCGCTGGCCGAGAGTGTGACAGCAACCGGCACGCTGGACGCTTTGGTGAAAATCGATATCAGCTCGCAGGTTTCCGGCCGGGTTGCAGAAGTCAAAGCCGGGTTCAACAGCCGCGTGGCAAAAGGACAGCCCCTGGCCATAATTGACCGGGAAGGATTTCAGGCGCGCGTGGAAGAGGCCCGGGCCGCGGTCGAAATCGCCATGGCTGCAGTTGATGTGCAAAGCGCGACCCAGGAAAAGGCGGCAGTAGAGATCAAGGCCGCCACGCTTGAGCAGGAGGTATTCCGGGCCAGGATCGATCAGGCCTCTGCCGACTTATCGGTTGCGCAAGCACGGCTGGCCCGAAAGGAAGCCCTGCGGAGAAATGGCAATGTCGCTTCCGCTGAAGTGGAAGATGATCAGGGTGCTGTACAAAGCGCCGAAGCGCGGCTGCGCGAAGCGGAGGCGCAGCTGGCGGCCAGCGGCCCGAGAGTCGAGGCCGCAAGGGCGGAACATGCCAGGGCCAAAGCGGAACTCGCTGGCGCACGCGCGAATGTGCCCCAGCGCCAGGCGGCTTTGCAGCTTGCGCTGGTCGAATTGGAACGCACGACAATACGGGCACCGATCGACGGGGTGGTCATTGACCGCAGTATCGATGAAGGACAGACGGTTGCTGCAACACTTGAAGCGCCTAAACTATTCACGATTGCCAAGGAACTGAGCAGGATGGTGGTGCATGTCAGCGTCGACGAAACCGATATCGGGCGCCTTCGGACTGGTCAATCCGCAGTCTTTTCCGTTGACGCTTATCCTGCACAGCGGTTCTCGGGAACCGTGAGCGAGATCAGGAAATCGGCCAGAGTATTCCAGAATATCGTCACCTATACGGTTGTCCTGAATACAGAGAACCCGGATGAGCTGCTGTTCCCCGGCATGACTGCTTTAGTGGATATCACAATCCGCGAAACCGCTCCTGCGCTGAAAGTGCCGACCAGCGTATTTGCCTTCCACCCCTCTCAGGAAGCCTTGGCCGCCAGCGGCGGCAGAGCATCGGTTATCTGGCGCCTGGATCCGTCAGGCAGGCCGGAGCCGGTGGAAGTCATTGCCGGTGAGCAGGACGCAAGCCATACGGCAGTTGCCTCAGATCGGCTGCAGGACGGCGATCTGGTCATCAGCAGTGAAATCAGGACAGAATCCGGCAGCCGCCTGACGCGGTTCATGCGGAACTGGCAGTAGATCGGATGTTCGTCGAGGCCGTGAACATTTGCAGAAGCTACCAAAGCGGCAAATCGCGCATCGACGCTGTGAAGAACTGCTCTTTTTCCATAGCGGAGGGTGAATTTCTGGCCATAACCGGCCCAAGCGGTTCAGGCAAATCAACCCTGATGGCCATTCTGGGGTTGCTGGAGCGCCCAAGCTCCGGCGCCTTCCGGGTTTTCGGCCGCAACACCGAGACCATGCCGGCGGACACCAGGGCGAAGCTTAGGAACCGGGAATTCGGCTTTGTGTTTCAGTCCTATAACCTGCTGCCACGGCTGACGGCGCTGGAGAATGTGGAACTGCCGATGGTCTATGCCGGAGTGCGGGCGGGCAGGCGCAGGAAACGGGCGCTCGAGCTGCTGGATACGGTTGGCCTCGCGGACCGTGGAACCCATTTTCCCAATCAGCTCTCCGGTGGCGAGCAGCAGCGGATCGCAATTGTGCGGGCGCTGGCCAATGGCCCCCGGCTGATCCTGGCTGATGAACCGACGGGAGCCCTTGACAGCGAAAAGGGCTTGCAGGTTCTTTCCCTGTTTCAGGAAATCAACCAGACCGGGCGGACCGTCGCCGTCATTACCCATGACGAGGATATCGCCCGCCGCGCAAACCGCATCCTGCGAATGAAGGATGGCCGGATCATCGCAGATGAGAGAGTGGCACATCCGCTCACCCGGACAGAAGCAAGCACCGCTGCACAGCCCCTGCGGCATCCAGGCCTATCAGGCACAGCCAGCGGCGAGGCTGCGGAGCACGCCGCCCGGATCGGAGGCGGTGATGCCGATTTATGAAAGCCTGAAGATAGCCTTGCGGGCGCTCCGGGCAAATCTCCTGCGCAGTTTCCTGACCATGCTGGGCATCATAGTGGGGGTTTCCTCGGTCGTGGCAATGGTGGCTTTTGCCAGCGGAGCACAGCGGGAGATCGACCGCCAGATCGAGACGCTTGGAGCCAATGTCCTGATGATCGTTCCGGAACTGAACCGGGGGGCGGATGCGAAGGCGGGCCTGTACCAGGCCGCCATCCTGCGGGAATCTGATGCAGATGCGATTGATGTGCATGTCCCTCAGGTCATTGCCACGGCGCCATCTGTCCGGGCCGAATTGCAGGTGATTCACAAGAGCAGGAACACCTGGGTGACCGTCAACGGCACAACCGCACGGTATTTCCCCATTCGCGAATGGCCTTTGAGCCGCGGCCGGCCGTTCTCCGGCAAGGAGCAGTCAAACGGCGGCAAGGTGGCACTGCTGGGAACCGACACTGCTGAAAAACTGTTCGGTGACAGCGAGCCGGTCGGCCAGACGATCCGGATCCTCTCGGTGCCGTTTGAGGTCATCGGCATCCTGGCCGAAAAGGGAACTTCCGGCGCGGGGCGTGCCCAGGACGACATTATCTTCATTCCGATCAGCACCGCGCAAAGACGGCTGTTCGGCAGCGCAAACATGGTTCACCGCGGGTCTGTCGACTATATTCTTGCCAAGGCGTCCTCGACCGGGTCCGTGAAGCTGGCAGAGCGCGAAATCACCAGCCTGCTGCGTCAAAGGCACCGCATCCAGGCCAGCCGGTCAAACGATTTCCGAATTGTCGATCCCGCGGCCCTGATGAAAGCCCAGCATGCGGCTTCCCGCACCATTGGCTGGCTGCTTGCCGGGATTGCCGGCGTATCCCTGGTCGTGGGCGGGATCAGCATCATGAACATCATGCTGGTGTCGGTCACCGAACGAACCCGCGAGATCGGATTGCGCATTGCTGTGGGCGCGCGATCCAAGGATGTTCAGTTCCAGTTCCTGATGGAGGCGGTGCTCTTGTGTTTCCTTGGGGGGATGATCGGGTTGGCAGCAGGTGCAGGCGTGGCATTTGCCGCGGGCAAGCTGGCGGGCTGGCCGGTGTTCCTCAGCCCGCTGTCGCTGATCGGTGCAGTTGGCCTGGCCTCGGCCGTGGGGGTGTTCTTCGGTTTCTTCCCCGCCCGCCGCGCCTCCCGGCTGGATCCGGTGACAGCCTTGCGGGGAGAGTGAGGAATTCCGCCCAAAAAGGAAACGCCCCCCGGATTGGCGGAGGGCGCGAGCAACGTCCGGCGGCTATTAATCCGGCACGTTAGCTGAATTTCCAGGGTCCTGATCCTGCGGGTGGTCTTCAGAAACATCCGGCCCCTTAATGCACTTAAAGCCATGATAGGTGTGAATGACCCTTTCCGCGCCGTTGCCTTTACCACGGTTGGTGCATTTGGCGATGGCCAGCAGATAGGGATCCTGGCCAACCTTCAAGCCCTTGTCGGCAATTGCCGCGGGTGCGCTGAACCCAATTACAAGCGCCGTAGCAACGAGTAGCTTCTTCATGACAGCCTCCACCAGTTAACGAACTCCGCTACTGAACCAGAATTGCAGCGGCACTGCATCGCTCGCTTGGTCGGCGGTCACACCGTCACGCCTCGCTCGTTTGAGCGGTGTCTTTCTCCGCAACCGGGAAACTTCAGACATGCCTTCCTCATGAGTTGAAAGAAATGCTGCCCGGCTGGAATCAGTCAGCAGGTTTGACAGAATTGCTGCACAGCCAAAGAAAACTGAGCTGATCTGCCAGCTGCGGCTACTGGCCGATGTGGGCCAGCAGCGAGACCAGTTCGGCCTGGCGATGGGTATTGGTTTTCTGAAAAATCGCGCGCAAATGGCTGCGGGCTGTCCAAATCGAAATGTTCAGCTCCCTGGCCGCTTGCTTGAGACTGTTCCCCTGCGCGAGCTCAGCAGCAACAGCTGCTTCGGCCGGTGTCAGATGGAACTCATGCTGCAGCAGTTCCACGCTGGCGTCAGACGGGTTCTCGACTTCCCGGAGATTCAGCAGAGCTGCGGCGCCGCCCAATTTGCTGCGGAACGCAGGAGGCAGCGGAATAACGTCAATGTAGAGAAATTTCTCTTTTGAAACTTGCAGCTTGACCGGGGGCGGCAGCGACTGCCCGGAGGTTTCATCATAGGCTATGCCGGCCCGGATCAGCCGGGACAGTTTTGCGTTCTGCAAGGGATCCCGGACATGGATGTTTTGCCAATTCACCGCCAGCTGGCATGCCGGGCTGCCATTCAGGAAAATGTCCAAGAAGGCAAAATTTCCGGTCTCATCCAACGCCATCAGGCCATGGCTCTTGCCGCCGAGAAGATCGGTCCATTGTTCCAGCCAAACTGACGCCACCGCACAGCCCCCCACCACGTTTCAAAATCACCGTAACTGGCTCGAACTGGCCTCGCAGGTGAAATGCTATAGGGAAACCGCTGCGGCTAAAGATATTTGACGAAGAGATATTTGATCATTGCCCCAAGCGCAGTCAACGGGCAGGTTCATGCGTGTGGCAGCAAAGCCCTGCAATCCATATGCACTTCTTACATATTCCATACTTCATATGCACGGAAATGTAAATCAAGCGAAACAGGCGCTTTTCCGCCAGAATTGCGGGACGAGGCGAATTTATTTTTTAAATTCAATAAGATGAGCAAAAAATCGCGTTCCAGCACAAGAACGGCGGCCTGTCCCGGCCGCCGCTTTGCTTTGTTCCGGATGCCCTCAATCCGGAGCAACACTGCAATCCATTGGCTCGATTTGCCCTTCTGGCAAATGAGCAAAAAACGGGGCGCCCAGCAAATGTCCAACCTCGATGGCATGCTGGCCCTGCCCGCCTTCGGACAATGGCCCATGTTCTTCCTTGGACACGTTGCCGACACCGCGCCGCCCGCCTTCACCCGGATCAGGTGTAAAAAACCCATGGGAAGAAGAGTGCTTCCCCATAATGCCATTCTGCCCCATGTGAGCAGCCAGTTCCCCCCAGCACCTGTTGATTTTTGCCCCAGGACCCGTGAATGCCGCAGTGGCGGTTAAAGACAATGCCGCAGCAGCCGATATAAGCACCCGTTTCAATTTGACCTCCATCTGAATTCGCCCTCAAGGCGAGATGTTAAAACTATCAGTTTTTAGGGTGCCGCCGCATCACTCACTGAAGGGAGTGATTTGCTCCGTGTCCTACCAAAAATGCGTTAGAGACCGGGAAGGGTTACTAGGTTGAAACACACCATCAGGGCCCTGATCTGATGCAGCCCTCTGAGGGTGGTCCTCCTGTTCGCCCAGGACATCATAGTCCTCGGGACTAGTTGGTGGACCACCCTCGGGGGGCTACATCACACCGAACATTGCCGGGACAACAGCGCAACCCCAGTCCCCGTTTCGGCAATGTCCACCATGGCGATGGAGCTGTCAAATATCGGGTCGCACAGGTTCGGGCAGACAGTACCGGCTTTTTCAAGTCATGCGGACACTCATCCGCCCGATAAGAACGCAAGAGAACGTGTCAGTGCAGGTCGGCAGGCTTCTACAGATTTTCTGCAAGCTGCGGAGAGCAAAGCGGCGTCAACGTTGCATCCATACGAGGAACGGCCTCCAGACCGATCCCGCGTCCTGCGCCGAAACGGATTGCCATATGCAAATCTTCCTTGGATATGTCCACCCGGTGGATGTTGGTCCTAATGCGGCGGCCGATCCCCGGATGGGCGATGCAAAAGGCAGCCAAGTGCGGCATCAGCCACCCGACTGCAAAGGTCGTGCCCCCCACATGCAGCGCCTTCTGGTGCCTCCCGTCCAGAAAGTCATCGAAAACCCGGTCGAGGCTGTCGTTGATCCCGGGGAACAGTGCCATGGCCTCATCCGTCAGGAGCAGGCCCCTCGGCGCCCAGGTGAAAAGCTGCACTCCAACCTGGTCTTCCAGCCCTTTGATCTGATGGCTGACGGCTGCCTGGCTGACCCGCAGTTCAACAGCCGCCCGAGTAAAACTCCCCTGCCGTGCGGCGACCTCAAAGGCGCAGGGCGTTCAAGGGCAGATTGGGGCGGTCCAGCGCTGGCATTCCTGACTTCCGGATCGATTGTGCAGACGGCATCAGCCTCGCCTTTCCGATCCGCGACTGCAAGTTGAGAAGCCGCAACGGCATCAGCGGATTTCTTGCGCAGACCGGCTGCAGGAAAAGGGCAGGAATGAACCCGGCGCACCCTCGATGACCATGATCCAGCTGAGCTGATCTGCAACTTCGAATTCGGTATCATTTTCGGGACAAGCCAAAACCCGCGCCTGGCAGCCGCTTGCGATGAACGCTTCGTTTGAAGCCCGAAATTCCGTGCCGAGCTCAGGGCGCCCCGCATCATAGTTGCGCCAAGCCTTTGTGTAGATGCTGCATTTCTCCAAAGACCACGCATCGAGCGCAGCAAGCGGCGGGGCACAAGCCAGCTGCAGGACAAGCCCGAGAAACACTTTTTTCATTCACACACCCCTTTCAAAACCGGCGCCGCCGCTACTTGGTGAAGCGGTGGTACAGTTCACATCACCGCTGATCTGCAAGTATGCGCTGAATGAAGGCGTAGGTCGCCCGGATGCGTGCTTCGTTCGGGATATTCCGGTTTGCCAGAACAACCACCCCCAGATCCTCTCCCGGCAGGAGGGCAACATAGGCGCCGAAACCATTGGTCGATCCGGTCTTGTTGAGGATGACATTCTCTTGCGGCGGCAAAGGCGGATCGAGCTTCTCCATCGGCTGCGGCTTCAGGATATAGGCATAGCTGTTGCCCTTGATCATCTGTTCCATGCTGACCGGCCAGGGATACTGCTCCCAGATCATGTTCTGAACGTAGGCGTCAGTCCGGGCCAGCCCCTGCCGGGTTCTTTCCAGAGCAGAGCTGAGGTCGCCGGAAGCCTCAGCGTGCCCCAAATTGAGGTCCAGAAAACGCATCATGTCGCGCGCACTGGATTTCACGCCATAAGCTTCGTCATCCAGAACCCCGGGATTGACCCGGATAGGAAGGTCCGTCTTGCGGTCGTAGCCATAGGCGTAGCGATCCATATCTTCTTCAGGGACATTCACCCAGGTGTTTTGCAGGCCCATTTCATGAAACAGGTCCTGCTCCACCGTATCCGCATATCCCATACACAAGACATTGGCTGTGATATGCCCCAAGAGACCGATGCTGATATTCGAGTAGCTTCGGGAGCCTGTGTCGCTTGGCTGCCAATCGGCCAGCCACTCCACGAGGCCTTCGGAGCTTGCTACGGTTCCAGGCACCTGCAGGGGCAGCCCTCCGGAGTCGTGGGTTGCGAGATCCATCAGCGACAAGTTCCCGAAAGGGCTGCCCTCAAGGTCCGGCAACCGTTCGGAAACCTGCTCGTTCAGGTCCATATCGCCGCGCGCTTCGGCCAAGGCGGCCAGGCTGACGTTGAACAGTTTGCTCACCGATCCAAGCTCGAAAAGTGTATCCGGGGACACAGCAATATTGCCCTCACGGGAGGCAAGGCCCGCCGCATAATAGTAGGTCTGCCCGCTGTGCGTCACACCGACAACCAGCCCGGGCACGTTGTATTCCTCGATAAGGGAAGCGAAGCTGCTTTCAGCCAGCTCTTGCATTTGTGCGTCGGTCCGGGGCGCGGCGGCAAGCGCGGCTGGGAATGACAGCAGCGTGATTGCTGCGGCTATAAAAAAATTCATGTCTGCCTCATTCTCTGAGCCCTCACTTGGGCTGGAGCGGCTCTACAGGCAGAGAACACACCACTCAAACGAGAAATTGTCGCTCGCGCCATTAGTTTTTCTATACCCATGCTGGCGTTTCGTCTGCATCCGAGATGGGCTTTCGGCAGTGCAGAAGGCAGCCAAGCTTCGGGGGGGCTTGAATGGCGGCTTCCGATGTTGCGAAATGGTTGGCTCGCGCGCGCGGCGAGGGACCGCTTCTCTCCCTTCTTCACAGCGATTCGCGACCGCAGCGGAAACTGAGCACCCGCAGCGAATGGCAGGAAAGTCCCGCGGCGCGGGCTTCCATTGATTTGCCAACCTCGCACATGCGGCGAATGACATGGTGTGTTTGCGGCGGCCGCTCTCCCAGGGCGAACGAGGTCCGATAAGATCGGCCTCAGCAAAACCAGCCGTGAAGGAGAACGACCATGTTGCATTATGTTGGTCTGGACGTGTCCGTCAAATCCGTGTCGATCTGTGTTGTCGATGAAGATGGCGAGGTGCTTGCGCGCGGCGAAACCAGTTCGGATCCGGACGAGATTGCATTGTTCATTTCCGAACATTCCGCCAAGCCCGAGCGGATCGTGCATGAGAGCGGCATCCTGGCCATCTGGCTCTCCCGCGAGCTGGAGAAACGCGGCCTTCCGATCATCTGCATTGATGCCCGTCTGGCGCACAAGGCGCTGTCTGGGCGGATCAACAAGTCCGATACCGGTGATGCCGAAGAGCTGGCGCATCTGGCCCGCACGGGCTGGTTCAGCCGGGTTCACATCAGAAGCGAGGCGTCGGAGCGGGTTCGCGTTCTTATTGGCGCACGGGAGCGCCTGATCAGGATGCGCAAGGACCTTGAAGCGCATGTTCGCGGCGTGCTGAAGATTTTCGGGATCTGCATGGGGCCAGTAGGCCGGGCAGACCTGCGGCAGGGCTTCCGCGACCAGCTCGCAGAGGCAGGCCAGGCCGACCCGGCGTTCGGCCTGATGGCGGATATGTTCATCCCGATCCACAGGGTGCTGTGCGCAGCCGCGGAAGCGATGGACGGCGATCTCAGGCTCATCGCGCGCCAGAGCGGCCTTGCCCGCCGCCTCATGACCGTCCCGGGCGTTGGGCCTGTCGTCGCGCTGTCCTTTATCGCTACCCTCGACAATGCGGAGCGTTTCCGGAGATCGAGGGACGTCGGCGCCTTTCTCGGCCTCACGCCGCGGCGGCACCAATCCGGAGACATGGACTGGTCCGGCCGGATATCAAAATGCGGAGATCGTGATCTGCGAAGACTGCTCTGCTCCGCGGCCACCACCTTGATCACCCAGGTCAGAAAGCCATCACAGCTGCGCGCTTGGGCCAAGAGGCTGCAAGACCGGAAAGGC harbors:
- a CDS encoding copper-binding protein, with protein sequence MTKFLSAALLATLTAAPAFAAGSHGGGHHDEMAVGKPGEAARADREIAVTMKETDDGEMLFEPSSFSFAKGETVQFVITNAGELEHEFVLDTAERNVLHKELMAKMDMEHDDPNSVRLDPGAAGEIVWTFSNPGTFEFACLIPGHYEAGMHGPVAVLADGGGTFTAGTVKKVDAKSGKVTILHEELVDLDMPAMTMVFRVADDAMLDQLKAGEAIEFVAERIKGKLTVTALK
- the tnpB gene encoding transposase; translated protein: MPLYTKRLETGKFIRPASGTGEAVQISAAQLGYLLEGIGRRNPRWTQRPAKAG
- a CDS encoding efflux RND transporter periplasmic adaptor subunit, producing MAWLDIMLKLFSFALALLALSAFVSLQPEPGTETAYLTHPVEYGPLAESVTATGTLDALVKIDISSQVSGRVAEVKAGFNSRVAKGQPLAIIDREGFQARVEEARAAVEIAMAAVDVQSATQEKAAVEIKAATLEQEVFRARIDQASADLSVAQARLARKEALRRNGNVASAEVEDDQGAVQSAEARLREAEAQLAASGPRVEAARAEHARAKAELAGARANVPQRQAALQLALVELERTTIRAPIDGVVIDRSIDEGQTVAATLEAPKLFTIAKELSRMVVHVSVDETDIGRLRTGQSAVFSVDAYPAQRFSGTVSEIRKSARVFQNIVTYTVVLNTENPDELLFPGMTALVDITIRETAPALKVPTSVFAFHPSQEALAASGGRASVIWRLDPSGRPEPVEVIAGEQDASHTAVASDRLQDGDLVISSEIRTESGSRLTRFMRNWQ
- a CDS encoding ABC transporter ATP-binding protein; the encoded protein is MFVEAVNICRSYQSGKSRIDAVKNCSFSIAEGEFLAITGPSGSGKSTLMAILGLLERPSSGAFRVFGRNTETMPADTRAKLRNREFGFVFQSYNLLPRLTALENVELPMVYAGVRAGRRRKRALELLDTVGLADRGTHFPNQLSGGEQQRIAIVRALANGPRLILADEPTGALDSEKGLQVLSLFQEINQTGRTVAVITHDEDIARRANRILRMKDGRIIADERVAHPLTRTEASTAAQPLRHPGLSGTASGEAAEHAARIGGGDADL
- a CDS encoding ABC transporter permease; the protein is MPIYESLKIALRALRANLLRSFLTMLGIIVGVSSVVAMVAFASGAQREIDRQIETLGANVLMIVPELNRGADAKAGLYQAAILRESDADAIDVHVPQVIATAPSVRAELQVIHKSRNTWVTVNGTTARYFPIREWPLSRGRPFSGKEQSNGGKVALLGTDTAEKLFGDSEPVGQTIRILSVPFEVIGILAEKGTSGAGRAQDDIIFIPISTAQRRLFGSANMVHRGSVDYILAKASSTGSVKLAEREITSLLRQRHRIQASRSNDFRIVDPAALMKAQHAASRTIGWLLAGIAGVSLVVGGISIMNIMLVSVTERTREIGLRIAVGARSKDVQFQFLMEAVLLCFLGGMIGLAAGAGVAFAAGKLAGWPVFLSPLSLIGAVGLASAVGVFFGFFPARRASRLDPVTALRGE
- a CDS encoding helix-turn-helix transcriptional regulator — its product is MALDETGNFAFLDIFLNGSPACQLAVNWQNIHVRDPLQNAKLSRLIRAGIAYDETSGQSLPPPVKLQVSKEKFLYIDVIPLPPAFRSKLGGAAALLNLREVENPSDASVELLQHEFHLTPAEAAVAAELAQGNSLKQAARELNISIWTARSHLRAIFQKTNTHRQAELVSLLAHIGQ
- a CDS encoding LysR substrate-binding domain-containing protein, producing the protein MALFPGINDSLDRVFDDFLDGRHQKALHVGGTTFAVGWLMPHLAAFCIAHPGIGRRIRTNIHRVDISKEDLHMAIRFGAGRGIGLEAVPRMDATLTPLCSPQLAENL
- the ampC gene encoding class C beta-lactamase translates to MQELAESSFASLIEEYNVPGLVVGVTHSGQTYYYAAGLASREGNIAVSPDTLFELGSVSKLFNVSLAALAEARGDMDLNEQVSERLPDLEGSPFGNLSLMDLATHDSGGLPLQVPGTVASSEGLVEWLADWQPSDTGSRSYSNISIGLLGHITANVLCMGYADTVEQDLFHEMGLQNTWVNVPEEDMDRYAYGYDRKTDLPIRVNPGVLDDEAYGVKSSARDMMRFLDLNLGHAEASGDLSSALERTRQGLARTDAYVQNMIWEQYPWPVSMEQMIKGNSYAYILKPQPMEKLDPPLPPQENVILNKTGSTNGFGAYVALLPGEDLGVVVLANRNIPNEARIRATYAFIQRILADQR